A genomic stretch from Empedobacter stercoris includes:
- a CDS encoding 3-oxoacyl-ACP synthase III family protein, protein MINSIITGVGHYVPERVVTNFDLAEVMDTNDEWIQERTGIVERRHIETGSKISSTDLGVIAAKNALEDAGITAQDIDFILFATLSPDYYFPGNGVLVQKELGCRTIGAMDIRNQCSGFVYALSTANAFIKAGIYKNILVIGAEVHSFGLDYSDEGRGVSVIFGDGAGAVVVSASEEEGRGILSTNLHSEGEFAEELAVTFPGTKTGWSDELLKDNHGLTKKEIYPYMNGNYVFKHAVTRFPESIVEALTAANKKPEDLDLFIPHQANLRISQFVQKQLGLPDEKVYNNIMRYGNTTAASIPIALSEAKKEGKIKKGDLVMMTAFGAGFTWGSVLINW, encoded by the coding sequence ATGATAAACTCTATTATAACAGGTGTCGGACACTATGTGCCAGAACGTGTAGTTACAAACTTTGATTTAGCTGAGGTAATGGACACCAATGATGAATGGATTCAGGAACGTACAGGTATAGTTGAAAGAAGACATATCGAAACTGGCTCTAAAATTTCATCTACAGATTTAGGTGTAATTGCGGCTAAAAATGCATTAGAAGATGCAGGAATCACAGCACAAGATATCGACTTTATTTTATTTGCAACTTTATCGCCAGATTATTACTTCCCAGGAAATGGAGTGTTGGTTCAGAAAGAATTAGGATGTCGAACAATTGGTGCGATGGATATTCGTAACCAATGTTCTGGTTTTGTGTATGCCTTGTCTACAGCAAATGCTTTTATAAAAGCAGGTATTTATAAAAATATTTTAGTAATTGGAGCAGAAGTTCATTCATTTGGTTTAGATTATTCTGATGAAGGACGAGGAGTTTCTGTTATTTTTGGCGATGGAGCAGGAGCGGTAGTTGTTTCGGCTTCAGAAGAAGAAGGTCGTGGAATTTTATCAACAAACTTACATTCAGAAGGAGAATTTGCGGAAGAATTAGCCGTTACTTTCCCAGGAACTAAAACAGGTTGGTCAGACGAATTGTTGAAAGATAATCACGGATTAACAAAAAAAGAGATTTACCCGTACATGAACGGAAATTACGTTTTCAAACATGCGGTAACTCGTTTTCCAGAATCAATTGTAGAAGCATTAACTGCTGCAAATAAAAAGCCAGAAGATTTAGATTTATTTATTCCACATCAAGCCAATTTGCGTATTTCTCAGTTTGTTCAAAAACAATTAGGATTACCTGACGAAAAAGTCTACAACAACATTATGCGCTACGGGAATACAACAGCAGCATCTATTCCGATTGCATTAAGTGAAGCGAAAAAAGAAGGTAAGATCAAGAAAGGAGACTTGGTGATGATGACTGCTTTTGGAGCAGGATTTACATGGGGATCTGTGTTAATAAACTGGTAA
- the lpdA gene encoding dihydrolipoyl dehydrogenase — MSSYDVAVIGAGPGGYVAAIRCAQLGFKTAIIEKESLGGTCLNVGCIPSKALLDSSHHYYDAVNHFKEHGIEIDAPKVNFTQMIARKAGVVDTNVAGIKYLMSKNNIDVLEGTGAFKDATHIVVTAKDGSTQEIEAKNTIIATGSVSSELPFAPTDKTRIITSTEALALTEVPKHLIVIGGGVIGLELGSVYLRLGSQVTVVEYADRVIPGMDGALSKELTKVLKKQGMKFHTSTGVTSVVNNGNDVTLKAASKKGEEIEINGDYALVAVGRRAFTGSLGLENVGIEVDERGRIKTNDHLQTNVSNVYAIGDVVAGAMLAHKAEEEGVLVAEQLAGQRPHINYNLIPGVVYTWPEVAGVGKTEEQLKEEGVEYKVGSFPFKALGRARASMDTDGFAKILADKNTDEILGMHIIGARAADLIAEGVTAMEFRASAEDLTRMSHAHPTFAEAIKEAALAATDNRAIHA, encoded by the coding sequence ATGAGTTCTTATGATGTAGCCGTAATTGGTGCTGGACCTGGAGGATATGTTGCTGCAATTCGTTGCGCGCAATTAGGATTTAAAACAGCAATTATCGAGAAAGAAAGTTTAGGTGGTACTTGTCTTAATGTTGGATGTATCCCATCAAAGGCTTTATTAGATTCTTCTCATCACTATTACGATGCTGTAAATCACTTTAAAGAGCACGGAATCGAAATTGATGCTCCAAAAGTAAACTTCACTCAAATGATTGCTCGCAAAGCAGGTGTTGTAGATACTAACGTAGCTGGTATCAAATACTTGATGAGTAAAAATAACATTGATGTGTTAGAAGGTACAGGTGCTTTTAAAGATGCAACTCATATTGTTGTAACTGCTAAAGACGGTTCTACTCAAGAAATCGAAGCAAAAAATACAATTATCGCAACAGGATCAGTTTCATCTGAATTACCATTTGCGCCAACAGATAAAACTCGTATCATTACTTCTACAGAAGCGTTGGCTTTAACAGAAGTTCCTAAACACTTAATCGTAATTGGTGGTGGTGTTATCGGATTAGAGTTAGGATCAGTTTATTTACGTTTAGGTTCTCAAGTAACAGTTGTAGAATATGCAGACCGTGTTATTCCAGGTATGGACGGTGCTTTGTCTAAAGAATTGACAAAAGTATTGAAAAAACAAGGAATGAAATTCCACACTTCTACAGGTGTAACTTCAGTTGTAAATAATGGAAACGATGTAACATTAAAAGCGGCTTCTAAAAAAGGAGAAGAAATTGAAATTAACGGAGATTATGCTTTAGTTGCAGTTGGTCGTCGTGCTTTCACTGGTTCTTTAGGTTTAGAAAATGTAGGAATCGAAGTAGATGAAAGAGGACGTATCAAAACAAACGATCATTTACAAACAAACGTTTCTAACGTTTACGCAATTGGAGACGTTGTTGCCGGTGCAATGTTAGCACACAAAGCAGAAGAAGAAGGTGTATTGGTTGCTGAGCAATTGGCAGGTCAAAGACCTCATATCAACTATAACTTAATTCCTGGCGTTGTGTATACATGGCCAGAAGTTGCTGGAGTTGGAAAAACAGAGGAGCAATTAAAAGAAGAAGGAGTAGAGTACAAAGTTGGTTCTTTCCCATTCAAAGCTTTAGGTCGTGCACGTGCTTCTATGGATACGGATGGATTTGCTAAAATTTTAGCAGACAAAAATACAGACGAAATCCTAGGAATGCATATTATTGGTGCTCGTGCTGCTGATTTAATTGCAGAAGGAGTTACAGCAATGGAATTCCGTGCTTCAGCAGAAGACTTAACAAGAATGTCTCATGCACACCCAACATTTGCAGAAGCGATTAAAGAAGCTGCTTTAGCTGCTACAGACAATCGTGCAATTCACGCTTAA
- a CDS encoding Rossmann-fold NAD(P)-binding domain-containing protein, which yields MKKGLIIGKGWLGSRLEEHLAKHYQITSTKRQSDAPNCLSINFDQTSLQRIDTSIFEFIIITIPFGKRNTTDELRIRFNQIIQFIGTYSRPLFLISSTGIYPDLEKIISENKLEKDKLNQPYLFIENKLRIQFPQLNILRLGGIMGDNRRLSNYLTFESPHLNQVVNHVHFEDICLIIAQLIQQNKTSSIYNIVAPKHPTKEEILNYQQHQKIINSEIKKGKIISSDKIINELNYQFIFPNPLYF from the coding sequence ATGAAGAAAGGATTAATTATTGGAAAAGGTTGGTTGGGAAGTCGCTTAGAAGAACATCTTGCAAAACACTATCAAATTACTTCAACCAAACGACAGTCTGATGCTCCAAATTGCCTTTCGATCAATTTCGATCAAACATCATTACAACGTATCGATACCAGTATATTCGAGTTTATTATTATTACCATTCCTTTTGGAAAACGCAATACTACAGATGAGTTGAGAATTAGATTTAATCAAATTATTCAGTTTATCGGAACATATAGTCGACCACTTTTTTTGATAAGTAGTACTGGAATTTATCCAGATTTAGAAAAAATTATCAGCGAAAATAAGTTAGAAAAAGATAAGCTAAATCAACCTTATTTATTTATTGAAAACAAATTGCGAATACAATTTCCGCAGCTTAATATCCTAAGATTAGGAGGTATAATGGGCGATAATCGCCGTTTATCAAACTATTTAACTTTTGAAAGTCCTCATTTGAATCAAGTTGTTAATCATGTTCATTTTGAAGATATTTGTCTAATTATAGCACAATTAATTCAACAAAATAAAACTTCATCTATTTATAATATTGTTGCACCAAAACATCCTACAAAAGAAGAAATTTTAAATTATCAACAACATCAAAAAATAATAAATTCTGAAATAAAAAAAGGTAAAATCATCTCGTCGGATAAAATTATCAACGAATTGAATTACCAATTTATATTTCCAAATCCACTTTATTTTTAA
- a CDS encoding prohibitin family protein produces MNKNLIKLIAGGTLSLFLLVVAIACTERIDAGHEGLLVKMYGSDKGVQDVALVTGRVWYNPLTEQVFEIPTYVQTINYEAFTVNAKDGSVFTVDPTISLKVIDGESPKIFKKYRRNINEVLQNTLVNHIKDVYRIEFNKFTTDQIISSREAFENGVQQKMNAFLKQEGFILEQLTSGIQYPEAITKAINAKNAAIQEAQRVENELKVAEANAKKLIVQAEAEARANELRKVSLNQLLIQQQFIEKWDGKTAIYGNAPSFFKAVN; encoded by the coding sequence ATGAATAAAAATTTAATCAAATTAATTGCAGGAGGAACACTTTCATTATTTTTATTAGTTGTTGCAATAGCTTGTACAGAACGCATTGATGCTGGTCACGAAGGTTTACTTGTCAAAATGTACGGATCAGACAAAGGTGTGCAAGATGTTGCTTTAGTAACGGGTCGAGTTTGGTATAATCCTTTGACAGAACAAGTGTTCGAAATTCCAACTTATGTGCAGACTATCAATTATGAAGCATTCACAGTTAATGCAAAAGATGGTTCTGTTTTTACGGTTGACCCTACAATTTCGCTTAAAGTTATAGATGGAGAATCGCCTAAAATTTTCAAAAAATATCGTCGTAATATTAACGAAGTTTTACAGAATACTTTAGTTAATCATATCAAAGATGTTTACCGTATCGAGTTTAATAAATTTACTACAGATCAAATTATTAGCAGCCGCGAAGCTTTTGAAAATGGAGTTCAGCAAAAAATGAATGCATTTTTGAAACAAGAAGGATTTATTTTAGAACAATTGACAAGTGGAATTCAATATCCTGAAGCAATTACAAAAGCCATTAATGCTAAGAATGCCGCGATACAAGAAGCACAACGTGTAGAAAACGAATTAAAAGTTGCGGAAGCAAATGCTAAAAAATTAATTGTACAAGCCGAAGCTGAAGCAAGAGCAAATGAATTGAGAAAAGTTTCTTTAAATCAATTATTGATTCAACAACAATTTATAGAAAAGTGGGATGGAAAAACAGCTATTTATGGAAACGCTCCTTCGTTTTTCAAAGCAGTTAATTAA
- a CDS encoding pseudouridine synthase produces MLEILYQDDYIIAINKPSGLLVHKSFYARDASVFAVQELRNQIGGQHVYPIHRLDRKTSGVLLFALDKESLKIMNDRFATRAVEKKYLAILRGWAPEELTIDYDLTNDDGVKQNAITYFHRLQTAEIELAFNNHPTSRYCLVEAIPETGRMHQLRKHFRHIFHPILGSRPHGCNKQNKLWLENFGLKGMMLHAHELVFNHPVSNKKITLHAKVNEEFTKVGEILKLDLKKYL; encoded by the coding sequence ATGTTAGAAATTCTTTACCAAGACGACTATATTATTGCCATTAATAAGCCAAGTGGTTTATTGGTTCATAAATCTTTTTATGCGCGAGATGCTTCTGTTTTTGCAGTTCAAGAGTTGCGCAACCAAATAGGAGGGCAACACGTTTATCCCATTCATCGTTTAGATCGCAAAACATCTGGCGTACTTTTATTTGCTTTAGATAAAGAAAGTCTAAAAATTATGAATGACCGTTTTGCCACACGTGCGGTCGAAAAAAAATATTTGGCGATATTACGTGGTTGGGCACCAGAAGAGCTAACAATAGATTATGATTTAACCAATGATGATGGTGTAAAACAAAACGCAATTACTTACTTTCATCGCTTGCAAACAGCTGAAATTGAATTGGCTTTCAATAATCATCCAACTTCTCGTTATTGTTTGGTTGAAGCAATTCCAGAAACTGGTCGAATGCATCAATTGCGAAAACATTTTCGGCACATTTTTCATCCTATTTTAGGAAGTCGTCCACATGGCTGTAATAAACAGAATAAATTGTGGTTAGAGAATTTTGGATTGAAAGGAATGATGCTTCATGCCCATGAGTTAGTGTTTAATCATCCTGTTTCAAATAAAAAAATCACGCTTCATGCGAAAGTTAATGAGGAATTTACTAAAGTTGGAGAAATATTGAAATTGGATTTGAAAAAATACCTATAA
- a CDS encoding ZIP family metal transporter, with protein sequence MKESLILISSVLIGVIFSRILLKNKHNSKLLLTFSGAYFLAMTVLEILPQVYGHPSDHHSHHSIGLFVLLGVVVQYILETVSKGVEHGHIHLHKKEQFPFGIFGGLFLHSIIEGIPVANAASHDFMWAIFVHNIPVSTILFSALCQHTESNAKRFLFMSLFALAAPIGYFLGKHTIISNYSLEMSAIVSGIFLHISTVILFESNEGHKFNLQKFGSIIIGFLLAYLTVSMHVHSH encoded by the coding sequence ATGAAAGAAAGTTTAATCTTAATTTCAAGTGTTTTAATTGGTGTGATATTCTCTCGAATTTTACTCAAAAACAAACACAACTCAAAATTACTGCTCACCTTTAGTGGTGCTTATTTCTTAGCGATGACCGTTTTAGAAATATTACCTCAAGTTTACGGACATCCCTCAGATCATCATAGTCATCATTCGATTGGTTTGTTTGTTTTGTTAGGGGTTGTTGTGCAATATATTTTAGAAACAGTGAGCAAAGGTGTCGAGCACGGACATATACATTTGCATAAAAAAGAGCAGTTTCCATTCGGAATTTTTGGAGGATTATTTCTTCACTCTATTATCGAAGGAATTCCCGTTGCAAATGCAGCTTCGCATGATTTTATGTGGGCAATTTTTGTACATAATATTCCTGTTTCGACGATTTTATTTAGCGCATTGTGTCAACATACAGAATCTAATGCAAAACGTTTTCTCTTTATGTCTTTGTTTGCATTAGCCGCTCCAATAGGTTATTTCTTAGGAAAACACACCATTATTTCGAACTATTCATTAGAAATGAGCGCAATTGTTTCTGGAATATTCTTACACATTTCAACGGTCATTTTATTCGAAAGTAACGAAGGACACAAATTTAATCTACAAAAATTTGGCTCAATTATAATTGGATTTTTATTGGCTTATTTAACCGTTTCTATGCATGTACATTCGCATTAA
- a CDS encoding class I SAM-dependent methyltransferase: MPKITTMDLQWFVKWFNSPYYHILYKNRSLTEAEDFIKKITHYLQLPQHAKLLDLACGKGRHSITLNKLGFDVLGIDLAEASISFAKQYENEHLKFEVHDMREVYHPNEFDAVFNLFTSFGYFEKYEDNFSVFEAVKQQIKSHGIFVLDYLNAEKVVSHMIPYEEKVIDGILFKITKSIENGFIKKEIDFEDKGETFHFEEYVRLIYFNDFKKIYETEGFVLDKAFGNYNLDDFDEQTSDRLILVLNK; this comes from the coding sequence TTGCCAAAAATAACAACAATGGATTTACAATGGTTTGTAAAATGGTTTAACTCGCCATATTATCATATTTTATACAAAAACAGAAGCTTAACAGAAGCAGAAGATTTTATCAAAAAAATCACCCATTACTTACAACTTCCGCAACATGCAAAACTGTTGGATTTAGCTTGTGGAAAAGGCCGACATTCGATTACGTTGAATAAATTAGGATTTGATGTTTTGGGAATAGATTTAGCCGAAGCAAGTATTTCTTTTGCAAAACAATATGAAAATGAACACTTAAAATTTGAAGTACACGATATGCGCGAAGTGTATCATCCAAACGAGTTTGATGCTGTTTTCAATTTATTTACAAGTTTTGGTTACTTCGAGAAATATGAAGATAATTTTAGCGTTTTTGAAGCCGTAAAACAACAAATTAAATCGCATGGAATTTTTGTGTTGGATTATCTGAATGCAGAAAAAGTTGTTTCACACATGATTCCCTATGAGGAAAAAGTAATTGACGGAATTTTATTTAAAATCACAAAGTCAATTGAAAATGGATTTATTAAAAAAGAAATTGATTTTGAAGATAAAGGCGAAACTTTTCATTTCGAAGAATATGTTCGATTGATTTATTTCAATGATTTCAAAAAAATATATGAAACTGAAGGTTTTGTATTAGACAAAGCTTTTGGGAATTACAATTTGGATGATTTTGATGAACAAACATCCGACCGATTAATTTTAGTATTAAACAAATGA
- a CDS encoding Fur family transcriptional regulator produces MKRRNTPTKQAVIDLFNSCSTALNQEQIETQLQGKMDRATIYRILNNFCDDGMMHKVVGDDGVNYFAMCKTSCEHTQHHHDHFHFRCTTCNQLICLKEEIKINLPEGFSMQDCNCVITGTCQNCQK; encoded by the coding sequence ATGAAACGACGAAATACACCAACCAAACAAGCGGTTATTGATTTGTTCAATTCGTGTTCTACTGCATTGAATCAAGAACAAATTGAGACACAATTGCAAGGAAAAATGGATAGAGCGACAATTTATCGTATTCTAAATAATTTTTGCGATGATGGAATGATGCATAAAGTTGTTGGCGATGATGGTGTAAACTATTTTGCGATGTGCAAAACAAGTTGTGAACACACCCAACATCATCACGATCATTTTCATTTTCGCTGTACAACTTGCAATCAATTAATTTGTTTGAAAGAAGAAATAAAAATTAATTTACCCGAAGGTTTCTCTATGCAAGATTGTAATTGTGTCATTACAGGAACTTGTCAAAATTGCCAAAAATAA
- a CDS encoding aminopeptidase P family protein: MEKITDRLSALREVMKQNGVSATIIPGTDPHGNEYLPNRWKEREWISGFNGSAGTAVVTLEKAAVWTDSRYFIQAEDQLKDTTFELMKMKMPETPSINEWIISQLKAGETVGLNPQMFAHHAFTETANEFTFNQLAVKSIDLIDLTNKNRDELPQNQFYIYDVKFAGKSATDKISEVRNEMKKANTNVYFMNSLDEIAWLFNIRGNDVNFNPLTISYAAVDTENAYLFIDEAKVTPLTKSALAAEGVMIKSYLEIYDYLQNLNEKSHVLVDGNRINQSLYEAIPSSSTIKLASSIVTHLKSQKNEVELDGFRQAMVKDGVALTKFFMWLEENIEQNINEVTVADKLIELRAQQENFKGASFGTICGYADHGAMNHYSATPESAYTLGKEEMLLIDSGAQFLEGTTDITRTLMLGEPTAQQKIDYTLVLKGNIALSEAVFPVNSRGSLLDVLSRKALWENGFNYGHGTGHGVGHFLCVHEGPQSIRLEENLTPLKVGMVLSNEPGLYRDGEYGIRIENLMVVQPAMSTQFGDFLKFEILTVSPIDTKLIDNNLMTTQEIEWLNNYHQFVFEKISPFLDEKETTWLKEKCKAI; this comes from the coding sequence ATGGAAAAAATCACTGATCGTCTTTCAGCCTTGAGAGAAGTTATGAAACAAAATGGTGTAAGTGCAACTATTATTCCAGGTACAGATCCTCACGGAAACGAATATTTACCAAATCGTTGGAAAGAACGTGAATGGATTTCAGGTTTCAATGGTTCGGCTGGTACGGCAGTTGTCACGTTAGAAAAAGCTGCTGTTTGGACAGATTCAAGATATTTTATTCAAGCAGAAGATCAATTGAAAGATACCACTTTCGAATTGATGAAAATGAAAATGCCTGAAACTCCTTCAATTAATGAATGGATTATTTCTCAATTAAAAGCAGGTGAAACTGTAGGTCTTAATCCACAGATGTTTGCACATCATGCATTTACTGAAACAGCGAACGAATTTACATTCAATCAACTTGCTGTTAAATCAATTGATTTAATTGACTTGACGAATAAAAACCGTGATGAATTACCTCAAAATCAATTCTACATTTATGATGTTAAATTTGCTGGAAAATCAGCTACAGATAAAATTTCGGAGGTACGAAATGAAATGAAAAAAGCAAATACAAACGTTTATTTCATGAACTCGTTAGACGAAATCGCATGGTTATTTAATATTCGTGGAAATGATGTTAATTTTAATCCTTTGACAATTTCATATGCGGCAGTAGATACAGAAAATGCTTATTTATTCATAGATGAAGCGAAAGTAACTCCCCTTACAAAATCTGCTTTAGCAGCTGAAGGCGTTATGATTAAATCATATTTGGAAATATATGATTATCTACAAAACTTAAATGAAAAATCGCACGTTTTGGTGGATGGAAATCGTATCAACCAATCGCTTTACGAAGCTATACCTTCATCATCAACGATCAAATTAGCTTCATCAATTGTAACACATCTAAAATCACAAAAAAACGAAGTTGAATTAGATGGTTTCCGCCAAGCAATGGTAAAAGATGGTGTTGCATTGACGAAATTTTTCATGTGGTTAGAAGAAAATATCGAACAAAATATCAATGAAGTTACGGTTGCAGATAAATTAATCGAATTAAGAGCTCAACAAGAAAACTTTAAAGGTGCAAGTTTCGGAACGATTTGTGGTTACGCTGATCATGGTGCGATGAATCATTATTCTGCAACTCCAGAATCTGCTTATACATTAGGAAAAGAGGAAATGTTATTGATTGATTCGGGCGCACAATTTTTAGAAGGAACAACAGATATCACACGTACATTGATGTTAGGTGAGCCAACTGCTCAACAAAAAATTGATTATACATTGGTTTTAAAAGGAAATATTGCTTTATCAGAAGCTGTTTTTCCTGTTAATTCTCGTGGTTCTTTGTTAGATGTTTTATCACGTAAAGCGCTTTGGGAAAATGGTTTTAATTACGGACACGGAACAGGTCATGGCGTTGGACATTTCTTATGTGTACACGAGGGGCCGCAAAGTATTCGATTAGAAGAGAATTTAACTCCTCTAAAAGTAGGAATGGTTCTTTCGAACGAACCTGGTTTGTACCGCGATGGTGAATACGGAATTCGTATCGAAAACTTAATGGTTGTTCAACCAGCGATGTCAACTCAGTTTGGGGATTTCTTGAAGTTTGAAATTCTTACTGTTTCTCCGATTGATACAAAATTAATTGATAACAATTTGATGACTACTCAAGAAATTGAGTGGTTAAATAACTATCACCAATTTGTATTCGAAAAAATTTCTCCATTCTTAGATGAGAAAGAAACAACTTGGTTGAAAGAGAAATGTAAAGCGATATAA
- a CDS encoding THUMP domain-containing class I SAM-dependent RNA methyltransferase has translation MSLENFRMIAKTFFGFEEILAQELRALGAADVKVQNRMVEFNGDLGFMYKANYSLRTALRIQKPILTFSAKNDHQLYEKFKKFHWENYLNVDQTFMIDPTVFSDYFTHSHYAALKVKDAIVDRFKEKDGRRPSIDKDFPDVRFNLHISHDKITLSLDSSGDSLHKRGYREETGPAPINEVLAAGLLLKAGYDGKGNYLDPMCGSGTLLIEAAMIANHIPPQIHRKHFAFQNWPDYDETLFTQIRNTRLNRIKESEYKIVGYEISPMMVKIAQANIKSADLEEFIEVRNQDFFTSKKELFPVLLVFNPPYDERIENNNQEFYKQIGDTLKSSYPNTLAWFITSDLQAKKYVGLRPSRKVKVFNGKLECDFLQYEMYEGSKKAKNQN, from the coding sequence ATTTCCTTGGAAAATTTCAGAATGATTGCGAAAACCTTTTTTGGTTTCGAAGAAATATTGGCGCAAGAATTAAGAGCGTTGGGTGCAGCAGATGTAAAAGTTCAAAACCGAATGGTTGAATTTAATGGCGATTTAGGTTTTATGTATAAAGCCAATTATAGCCTGCGTACAGCATTACGTATACAAAAACCAATTCTTACATTTTCAGCGAAAAATGATCATCAATTGTACGAGAAATTCAAGAAATTCCATTGGGAAAATTATTTGAATGTCGATCAAACTTTTATGATTGATCCAACTGTTTTTTCAGATTATTTTACACATTCGCATTATGCAGCGTTAAAAGTAAAAGATGCTATTGTAGATCGTTTTAAAGAAAAGGATGGTCGTCGTCCGAGTATCGATAAAGACTTTCCTGATGTACGTTTCAACTTACATATTTCGCACGACAAAATTACATTGTCTTTAGATTCTTCGGGAGATTCTCTGCACAAACGCGGTTATCGTGAAGAAACTGGACCAGCACCAATTAATGAAGTTTTAGCAGCAGGTTTGTTGTTAAAAGCGGGTTATGATGGAAAAGGAAATTACCTTGATCCGATGTGTGGTTCGGGAACTTTGTTAATCGAAGCAGCGATGATTGCAAATCATATTCCACCACAAATTCATCGTAAGCATTTTGCTTTTCAGAATTGGCCAGATTATGACGAAACATTGTTTACGCAAATTCGTAACACACGTTTAAATCGAATCAAAGAATCAGAATATAAAATCGTTGGTTATGAAATTTCGCCAATGATGGTGAAAATTGCACAAGCAAACATAAAATCTGCAGATTTAGAAGAGTTTATTGAAGTTAGAAATCAAGATTTTTTTACATCTAAAAAAGAATTATTCCCAGTTTTACTGGTTTTTAATCCGCCTTATGATGAGCGTATCGAAAATAATAACCAAGAATTTTACAAACAAATTGGAGATACATTAAAATCGAGTTATCCAAATACTTTGGCGTGGTTTATTACATCAGATTTACAAGCCAAAAAATATGTCGGTTTACGTCCTTCGAGAAAAGTAAAAGTATTTAATGGTAAATTAGAATGCGACTTTTTACAATATGAAATGTACGAAGGAAGTAAAAAAGCTAAAAATCAAAATTAA
- a CDS encoding DUF2750 domain-containing protein, producing the protein MSQFIKEICQDQKVYILTSEEGFAVSYSEEFEYEDGSNLEVICFWSNTDLAKNAKHNQWENHKIDSIDLNTFLEEWLFGMIEEVSLVGINFDETSKGEEQSPLDTILAIVHELNQTKSTFKLNHFKNLNEIQQVTLELKESFNQ; encoded by the coding sequence GTGAGTCAATTTATTAAAGAAATCTGTCAAGATCAAAAAGTATATATTTTAACTTCAGAAGAAGGTTTTGCTGTTTCGTACTCAGAGGAATTTGAGTATGAAGATGGTTCTAATTTAGAGGTGATTTGCTTTTGGTCGAATACAGATTTAGCTAAAAATGCGAAACATAATCAATGGGAAAATCATAAAATTGATTCAATCGATTTGAATACTTTTTTAGAAGAATGGTTGTTCGGAATGATTGAAGAAGTTTCTTTGGTTGGAATTAATTTTGACGAAACTTCAAAAGGAGAGGAGCAAAGTCCTTTGGATACCATTTTGGCAATTGTTCACGAATTAAATCAAACGAAATCTACTTTCAAACTGAATCATTTTAAGAATTTAAACGAAATTCAGCAAGTAACGTTGGAATTGAAAGAATCATTCAATCAATAA